AGTTTATAAATTGCGTTACCccaaaatgctttgctttattcAGTTGCATTCTGACTGATCCTAATTAATCTGCGTCCTGTTCTTTAGATCTTccaaagaaaggcagaagagattGAAAATGATGCCATGCTGCCAGAAGAACAAGAAGAACACAAAACCTATCTTCTTAAAAGCAAGCATTATCTAATGAAGATCATTGAGGAAAGCTCCTCAGATATGTCAGTAACTGAGAAAGTAAGTAATTCTtgctttaaaaacttgtttcaagAGATGCAGTGGTTTTGGTTACTGTTTCAGAATGAAAACGTTTGCATTTATTAGCTTTTCTAGACCAGGCTTTGTATTAAGGCAAGTTAAGCTTATTTCTTCACTCAAGACAAATAACCCGCTTAACAGCAGCGAGTTGATAAACTCTGAGTAATTTCTGTAACCTACCAGATCATGCAATATTCTGACTACTCTGTGGATGAAAGCTTTAATGTAAACAAATAGTTTTTGCCACTATCTTTTTTATGGAGGTTGATAGTTTGAAAAAATAGAATTAATGTTTGTGTGAATTGTTTTCTTACGTTAATCTTAACAGACTTAGaactttgctgaaaaaaaccagtatttgtGTAGCAAAAGCCTTGTGAATTGTTCAGCCAGAAGCAGTCTGTCTTGCTCTGAGGGAGCATTGCAATCATGACTCATGTTTCAAATAACTTTCTAGCTGCCGGTGTCTATTGAAACTGTGAGGGAAATGCTAGATACGGTAATCCAGGAACTTGGTGAGAATGATGAAGAAGGAAGTCCTGTCTTCAGAAATGGTCTGTCACAAGCTGTAGATTCAGAGATGAAACACTCCACTCCATCACCAACTAAGTTCTCTCTTTCACCAACTAAGAGCTACAAGGTATATTAGCCAACTATTATTTTAGGGAATTGTTATGTTTGAATGAAAATTCACAAGAttcaattaacttttctttttctagttttctcCTAAAACTCCTCCTCAGTGGGCAGAAGATCACAGATCTATACTTCAAATGATCTGTCAGCAAGTGGAAGCTTTAAAGGTAAACAATTTTGTCACCATATTTGGTGAAGAACAGTTGGCCTTTTAGTTATGGTAAGGACTTAGTGATAATAGCATGGGCTAACTTACAGTTCCTAGACTACTACTTAAATCGGTGGAATTATCTTCTGTAAACATCTGCCTAAAATGAGTGCAAGAGTAAACCTTTTTGCTTAAAAACTCTTATTTGGGACATGGGCAGGGGGGCAGATGCAACCCTTCTAAGGACTGTATGCAGAAAGAGTTCTGCTTTCATCAGCTTGGTTCTCATCCACTTGGCTCTGTTTTTTTTACTTCTGGCTTTAGAACACAATCTTAGTACTTTGTACTGCATGGGCAGATCTTGGATGATTCTGGCAGGTAcctcttgatttatttatttttgttctccaaGCTTGAACAtgcttttaaatagcaaaagGGTAGGGACCATTCCTTATGTTTTCTTCTACAAATACCTATGTAATACATACTTACACTCTTGATTGGCACACTCTCTTGAcagaatgaaatgcaagaaatgaaaCTTAATAATTCCAACTTGAATGCATCATCTCATCGGTGGCCTGCTGAAACCTATGGAACAGACACAATGCCAGAGGGTTATCAGAGAGCACAAAACCTTCATGAAGCTCCCTTAACAGGTAAGTTGCTGCTGAATCTTTATCTAAATGCTTAGCTAAACCAAGTAAGACTCttgaaaatattgcagaaatgttttaatgattCACAATTAAAAACTGATTGCTGGGGAGAGtccatttaaaacaacaacaagtataaactgttttcctgctgttccttTTTAGTTGCTACCACTGGCCCATCTGCTTACTACAGCCAGTCACCTGCCTATAACTCTCAGTATCTTCTCAGAACTGCCGCAACCAATGTAACACCAACGAAGGTGAGAACAAATCTATCCACTTAAGCTACTTCCAATGATCTACTGAAAATGACTGCTTTTGATACTATATGTAGTTGGATGTAATTGCAGTTCCTTATATATTTGGTAAACTTGGACTGCTAGGGATAAAATGATAATTTATCTTTCTGCCTAATTTTTGGGATGTTGGGTTTTGGGAGGAAAAGTCAGCAAAATATGTCTGTAATATGTTAGTACATGTTCCCTACAGGTTATGGaacacaaaaaaatttttttttttttccccctcaaagtAGATGGCAAAAGAGAATGGGGTTTTCAAggctcttttcatttaaaaaaaaaaaaaaaaaaaaaaaacaaaaaaaacacaaaaacaaacaaacaaaaacacaaaaaaaccccaacactcaTCTTGTGCCCCTTTTTCAATGCTTGTTTTCAGATGCCCTTCAAGATTTAAACTAATCAGTTTAAGTTAAAATTAGTTTAGATTTAAACTCGTGTGAAAGTATGCCCTGCATTTAAGAGTACATGTTATGTGGGCTTCAGCACAATAAGACGTTGTCCTCTATGTTACCATAATAAGCAAAGcaattgtcttctgctttttctttaggCTCCTGTCTACGGCATGAACAGACTTGCACCTCAGCAACATATATATGCTTATCAACAACCGATGCATACACCACCTCTGCAAAACGCGTCTGCTTGTATGTTTTCCCAAGAAATATATGGCACACCTCTGCGTTTTGATTCTCCTGCTACTGGACTCATTTCTCCCCGTGCAGGTGATGATTACTACAATTACAGTGTTCCACAGGCAAGCACAAATCCACCATTGCCTGGACCAGGCTATTTCACAAAGCGTTCGGTCACACCACCGACTTTAAAGCCTGCAGAATCAAAAGTGATAGAATTTCCAAAATCTAAAATTGGACAGCCAGGAACAGCAGAAGGATCAAAAACATCTCTGCCAACACCAACACAGTCGAGTCAGCCAACAACTTTTAAATTCAATACTAACTTCAAGTCTAATGATGGAGACtttaccttttcttctcttcaagtTGCAACGCAGCCTGCTAATGCAGCTTTTAATAGCAGCGAAAGCCTCTTGGGTCTTCTGACATCTGATAAACCTTTACAGGATGACAGATACATCGAACAAAAACCAGTTAATGATCACACAAATAGTCAAAGAAATGTCTTCAATTTTACCAATAAACATGTTCCAGGCATCTCTTTTAGAGAAACCGTGGAacaaaatgcacacaaaaaccTGGGTTTTGAGAAGAGTGATATGTTTACTGTCCAAGAACCAAGCAAGCCTGTATTTATGAATTCAAATTTGGATTTGGCCAATAGAAGTCATGAAACAGAGGGAGGAAGCACCCATGGTGGAGATGAGGATGATGATGGTCCTCACTTTGATCCTGTGGTGCCACTCCCTGACAAGATTGAAGTAAAGACAggtgaggaagatgaagaagaattCTTCTGCAACAGAGCCAAGCTCTTTCGTTTTGATGCAGAATctaaagaatggaaagaaaggggTATTGGAAatgtgaaaatactgaaacataaaGTATCTGGCAAATTTCGTCTCTTAATGAGACGGGACCAAGTGCTGAAAATCTGTGCAAATCACTACATAAATACTGATATGAAATTAACTCCAAATGCTGGATCAGATAGGTCATTTGTATGGCATGCTTTAGATTATGCAGATGAgttgccaaaaccagaacagcttGCAATTAGATTTAAAACACctgaggaagcaatgcttttcaaAAGTAAGTTTGAGGAGTCACAGAATATCTTAAAAACCTTGGGATCAAATGTTGACACATCCGTGACTCAGAGTAGTGGGACTGCAGGAGAAACAACAACTCAGGACATTAAGGAGCCTAGCAGATCCTTTTCTGGGACCCCGAACTTTGGCTTTCCGTTTGCGAAAGATGGAGCGAGCAGTGAATCCGATAGCAAAGGCAGCCTTACAGCTACATCAACTGCGTCTGGCCCTACGACCTTTTCATTTGGAAAGGAAGCACCACTGATCTGTCCTTCTGATGAGTTTGTGCAGCATCTCTTGAAGAAGGATCAATGGGAGTGTAAAGTATGTTTAGTTCCAAATGAAGCAACTGCAAAGAATTGTGTATCATGTCAAAGTCCAAATCCAGATATGTGGGAAACACATGGCACCCCATTAACTGACTCTTCTGCAAGTTTCAAAGCCCGTGATGACACTGTGCAGGACAAATTTGGATCTGCTTTTGCTAAAAAAGAAGGTCAATGGGACTGCAGTGTCTGTTTGGTAAGAAATGAACCCACTGCCTCCAGGTGTGCTGCCTGCCAGAATCCAAACAAAACTAATACAGTGGTATCTGGTCAACAAACTTCCTTTAAACATGGCCAAGCAACTGCTCCGAAGGCTGTTCAAAATGACTTGGGaactgctttttctaaaaaagaaggTCAGTGGGACTGCTCTGTATGCCTAGtccaaaatgaagcaaaagatgTGAACTGTCATTCTTGTCAGAATCCTAAGTCACAAAGTCAGCCAAATGTGCCTATGCCTACTGTACAGGCATCCCCTGCTCCCAGGTTTGGTTCCACTGCTGATGTAAGTAAGCCACAGAAAAATGGGTTTGAAGGGCTTTTTACTAAAAAGGAAGGGCAGTGGGATTGTAGTACTTGTCTTGTGAGGAATGAAGGTTCTTCACCAGCCTGCATAGCCTGCCAAACACCAAATCCATCTGGTAAGCCTGCTGGTGCTTCTTCATCAACTCCTACTTTTGGCTTGAAAAGTAAATTACCTGAATCTACTGTAGGAACAACAGACTTTAAGTGTGATTTCTTAGAAGAGGGCTTTAAGTTTGGCCATGATGAGCAAGGCAAGACACCATCATTTACGTTTCAGATTCCTTCTGATACTGAAGCTAAGTCTGCAAAGGAAGGATTTAGCTTTTCGATGCCAGTGCCTGCAGCCAGATTTAAATTTGGGATACAGGAGTCTAGTAAAAATACCACTAAGAAAGACGAGCCATCCAAAGAGTATACAACTGGTGGCTTAAAAAGCATtgatgaaaaagacaaaaaggaactGCCTTCAGATAGCGGAATTACATTCCAATTTCAAGAAACAGCAAACAAGGAGAAAGGTGACTGTGTTTTTGGGCAAAATAGCAGCGCACTTACTTTTGCCGAGCTTGCAAAAAATACTCCCGGGGAAGGCTTTCAGTTTGGCAAAAAAGACCCTAACTTCAAAGGCTTTTCAGGTACAggtgaaaagctgttttcttcgCAGGATTCTAAAATGGATCACAAAGCAAACACATCTGCTGACCTTGGTGAGAAGGATGATGATGTGTATAAGACAGAGGACAGTGATGATATCCATTTTGAACCTATAGTTCAGATGCCTGAAAAAGTAGAGCCGTTTACAGGAGAGGAAGATGAGAAAGTGTTGTACTCCCAAAGAGTAAAGCTGTTCAGGTTTGATCCAGAAACAAGCCAGTGGAAAGAACGTGGGGTGGGCAACCTGAAGattcttaaaaatgaagttaatggCAAAGTAAGAATATTAATGCGGCGTGAGCAGGTACTGAAGGTGTGTGCAAATCATTGGATAACAACAACAATGAACTTGAAACAGCTGTCTGGCTCAGACAAAGCATGGATGTGGATGGCCAATGACTTCTCTGATGGTGATGCAAAGTTGGAACATCTGGCAGCAAAATTTAAGACACCAGAGCAGGCTGAGGAGTTCAAACAGAAGTTCGAGGAATGTCAGAGGCTACTACTAGATATACCACTGCAGACACCCCATAAACTTGTTGATACAGGTAGGACAGCTCAACttatacagaaagcagaagaaatgaagtgtGGCTTAAAAGATCTCAAAACCTTTTTGACAGATGACAAAACGAAACTGTCAGAAGAGGAAAATGTGAACTCTGTTTGTGCCAGCAGTACCTCTGATCTGGTTATAAAGCCACATGCTGAAAGTACCGGGCCTACTCTGGAATGGGATAACTATGACTTGCGTGAAGAAGCATTGGACGATAGTGTAAGTAGTTCTGTATACGCATCACCTCTTGCAAGTAGCCCTGTAAGGAAAAATCTGTTTAGATTTGGAGAGTctaccacaggttttagtttcagCTTTAAATCTGCCTTAAGCCCATCCAAATCCCCTGCCAAACAGAACCAGAGTAGAACATCAGTAGGCACAGATGAAGATTCTGATGTTACtcaagaagaagagagagatggaCAGTACTTTGAACCTGTGGTACCTCTGCCTGACCTCGTGGAAGTGACCAGTGGTGAGGAAAATGAGCAAGTTGTCTTCAGTCACAGAGCTAAGCTCTACAGATATGACAAAGATGCTAATCAGTGGAAAGAGAGAGGTATTGGGGATATCAAGATATTACAGAACTATGACAACAAACAAGTGCGTATAGTAATGAGAAGAGACCAGGTACTAAAACTCTGTGCCAATCATAGAATAACACCAGATATGAATATGCAACAAATGAAAGGATCTGATAGAGCATGGGTATGGACTGCATGTGACTTTGCAGATGGGGAAAGGAAAGTAGAACTTCTAGCTGTGCGATTCAAGCTGCAAGATGTTGCAGACTCATTTAAGCAAATTTTCGATGAAGCGAAGCATGCCCAAGAGAGAGACACACTGATAACACCTCTTTCTTCTCGTGCCAATACGCCGAAGGAATCTCCGTGTGGTAAAAATGCTGTAGCTGTACTTGAAGAAACTACCAGAGAAAGAACTGACCTCAGCCATGGTGATGATACTTCTGATGTAACTGTAGAGGTCGCAGATGTGTCAAACACTTCTGAAACACCAACAAAAACAGTGGTTTCTCCTCCAAAGTTTGTATTTGGATCTGAATCTGTCAAGAGcattttcagtaatgaaaagTCAAAGACATTCACATTTGGAAATACTTCAGCCACTGGTTCTCTCTTTGGCTTCAGCTTTAATCCTCCAAGAAAGAGTGAAGACCATATTCCAATGTCTCAgaacacagcagagaaagaacTGGAAGTCTCTGAACCACCAAAAAGCTCTAGCACTCCTCAGAAGCCTCTAGACAGCAAGGTAGACAACTTGCCTACTTCAACACAAGATGGACCCTCTAACTTCTCATTTAGAATTCTGGAAAAAGGTGAGTGTCAACTGAAGTAGTAATTTATTCAACTGTGCAACTTATCAAGCAGTCATCCTATGCTATTCATTAGTCTTGTCTCGTTAATATGTAGTTTCTTTCAGTTCTAATGTGGGTACCCACATCTTCACAAGTTCTCAAGAGTATCAACTAAAGGAGTGAATTTTAAgtcattattttcatataaacatGGAAGGGTGTGATGCAGGATGCAGTTTTGATTAGTGAGAGGACTTCAGGTAGGAGCTATAACTCTGAAGTGCTGTACCTGAATTTCAGGCTTAAGTCCTTAAAGAAGGAGCTGTGGATTCACTTTTTGAGACTTAAATAGGTAGTTGGTTTGGTAGTGTATGTACCTGGGCCTTTGCTCTGAGTGGTGAAGTGTGAGAGCAACAAATGTATGCTTCAGCTAAAAACTGAATTATCCCCAAGATTGAATGGATGGGTATTCTAAAACTACTCTCTTTAAAGTCTTAATTGTTGGCCTCTGCAATTTCAGATGTGTGGCTTAAATAAGACCAGAAGTTAGCCTCTTTCCTTAGCCTGAAAAGAGATCATGTGATTACATCCTTAGTTATACAGTTTCTGACACTGTCTGAAAAAGATGTGCTTGCAGAAGTTGTGGCTGCGACACGACCACTATAATGTGCTGAAGTGTCTTTGTGACAGGAATGGAATTTACTAGCATTTTAATGGTAGAGTACTTCTCTTTGAAGGCTTCATGTGCTGCTTCCTGTCACTGCAGGACTGTTTAACCAGTTGATAGTTTTTAATGTACATACCAGTCTCAGAATTATGAAGACATACCATCTGTTTATTAACTAAAGTATAATAAAGTGACGTGTTGGAAGGTGATAGCTGCAGTCTATTCACATGGGTTGGATAAGCTTGTGTAGAATTAACAGATGAAATTTTCTACTGTGAAATGTGACTATGGAATGCTTCCAGAACATAGATAAGTCTGTTTTACCCTTTTAAAATTCTAGGTAAACACTTATAtccaaacaatttatttttttaggattTAATTTTAGCCTTTTTAAATCTAATCCAATGGCCTTTTGGACAAGCACATCTTCCTTGCAACCTGATAGTAAAGGTATTTACATACTTCACTGAATGTGTGCTAAAAACACTTTAGCAGGCATGGACAATATAACCCAACTGTGGCAAAGCAGTTGGCTCAGTAATCCTTATAATTAACATGCATGCTGAAGAAGAGTACTTAAAATTGTGTGTCTGACTACTGTATTTGTCCTATTGGAGAATGTCTCTAGCCCTTAGTATGTTAATATGAGCTAGCACATGGATGGCCCTTTTTTAAGCTTTTGGCTTCTGTTTTGCCTTATTTTCTGAGGGTATCTGCCTTGCACTTCTCCGTCACAGTTGTACTGAACATGCACACTGGATCTCTAAAACtccccttttttaaagaaattaaattcccCTGTGATTTTTTAGAGAATATATCTCTTAGTGCCTGAGGTCTTCCACTTGAATGAAATATGCTTGAAGACCTCAAGACAGTAAAACACTTGAGTGTATTTAGCCTCTCTGTTGGAAATGTTTAATTCAGTTTGTCGATTATCAATATGTTAACTACTGCACTTTTAAAAACAGGAAgtgcacagaaaggagaaagccaACTCCTTAGCTACTGCTTATGTGTATATATGTCATGTATAATATGAAGTCCGCCTTAGCTGGTCAGAAAACTTTTGCTGAGTAACCAATTTGTTTACATTCAGAACCTGTAACCAAACCTGTTACAGCTTTATGGTTTGATTATATGTCATTATAAGATGTTACTAGTGGTGCTTCTTGGAAGTATGCCTGCTGTAAGCATACTCAACGTACACAGTTCaacacatttaatttcaaaaagcaaatttttattcTAGGCTGCACAAGACAGTCTTCTAATGTTAGTGTCTTAGATTGTTTAAAAATGTCACAATGTCATTCCAAACACCATTTTCCCAAAATTGTATTTCTAGAGAAGCTGTTCTTATTTAAACACTGAACTCCTGTATGTATGATTTAAAGTCAACTGTTCTGTGTTTTTAGGCATCCCTGTGCATGGAGTTCATTAACAAttcagggttttggttttttttttcatcattcgATGTCCATAATGGGAAGTGTTTAAGCATTCTGTGCCAATGCATACATGCAAGAACTTTTGCTACCTCAAATTGGTCCTGTTTTTATAATGGGGGTGTGTGAGGGTGGGAGTGTgcgtgtatttaaaaaaacaaacaaaatacgcCTTTCTGGTACTTCACTGTTCTTCACTTCTACTTTTCTGATAACTAAGATATGACTATATACTCAACGCTTTATTTACAGTTGATAATTGTCTTCAGTGTAGCTTTTTGGTGGCTTTGTTTTCAGTTCTGACTTAATAGCAAATGACTTTGAGAAGTCCTTTCTAAATTAGGTTTTCAAGCCTACACAATGCAAATATAATCTGAGGCTTTCTCATGGGGAATGTTTCAGGGAGCGGCTTCTGAGTTGTGCTAGAGCAACATTCAAAAGAAATTTAACCTCATAGTAGTTCTGTACCTTCATGCAAAAGTACTTAAGTTTTTCTCAGGTCATCAGGTCATGAGCTTTTTATAAATGCTTTACAGGTGTGAATCAAAGTTATGTCAATTGCATGTTACTCTGTCAGTTACATGCATTAAAGTTTAAACTCTGGTGCT
The genomic region above belongs to Mycteria americana isolate JAX WOST 10 ecotype Jacksonville Zoo and Gardens chromosome 1, USCA_MyAme_1.0, whole genome shotgun sequence and contains:
- the RGPD4 gene encoding ranBP2-like and GRIP domain-containing protein 4 isoform X3 produces the protein MMRRTKPEVERYVASVQAAAPSPREKSMKGFLFAKLYFEIKEYELAKRYISTYLSVQERDPKAHRFLGQIYEAEDNIEKAFGCYKRSVELNPTQKDLVLKIAELLCNNDITDGRAKYWVERAAKLFPGSPAVYRLKEQLLDCKGEDGWNQLFDLIQAELYARPDDVYINIRLVALYRSNNRLRDAVLHCQEAEKKIPLQSSLEWCSCVVETLEEYLESLQDLESDKNNWRAIKKDHLLAYSSFVKMTLSSRDVQECREALESFDRVLQSVKPYVNGAEELSRTFVEMKGQLYMHAGTLLLKMAQHNEAQWRAVCELAALCYLISFQVPKPKSKLMKGDQTGQDVLEMLACDRKSQSGHMLLNLSHGKQDFFKEIVESFANKSGSFTLFDSLFESGASRERSFIGTDDIRNVSAQAPVQMELNKYDIGAVRMHSGSLQHLVWLGLQWNSMSVLPPMRKWLKQLFHLPKETSRLEIDAPESICLLDLEVFLLGVVFTSNLQLQEKFNSHYGAHQPQFLPLPVCKQLYTEKQRSWWDAVRTLIQRKTTPGTAAKLRLIVQHGISTLRTLEKHGLQPALVIHWAKSLQKTGISLNSFYDQKEYIGRSVYYWKKVLPMLDTIKKKRSIPEPIDPLFKHFHSVDIQVFQVAAYEEEARIAFAMLDAVDGKTDDALLAFEAIKNVVSYWNLAVIFQRKAEEIENDAMLPEEQEEHKTYLLKSKHYLMKIIEESSSDMSVTEKLPVSIETVREMLDTVIQELGENDEEGSPVFRNGLSQAVDSEMKHSTPSPTKFSLSPTKSYKFSPKTPPQWAEDHRSILQMICQQVEALKNEMQEMKLNNSNLNASSHRWPAETYGTDTMPEGYQRAQNLHEAPLTVATTGPSAYYSQSPAYNSQYLLRTAATNVTPTKAPVYGMNRLAPQQHIYAYQQPMHTPPLQNASACMFSQEIYGTPLRFDSPATGLISPRAGDDYYNYSVPQASTNPPLPGPGYFTKRSVTPPTLKPAESKVIEFPKSKIGQPGTAEGSKTSLPTPTQSSQPTTFKFNTNFKSNDGDFTFSSLQVATQPANAAFNSSESLLGLLTSDKPLQDDRYIEQKPVNDHTNSQRNVFNFTNKHVPGISFRETVEQNAHKNLGFEKSDMFTVQEPSKPVFMNSNLDLANRSHETEGGSTHGGDEDDDGPHFDPVVPLPDKIEVKTGEEDEEEFFCNRAKLFRFDAESKEWKERGIGNVKILKHKVSGKFRLLMRRDQVLKICANHYINTDMKLTPNAGSDRSFVWHALDYADELPKPEQLAIRFKTPEEAMLFKSKFEESQNILKTLGSNVDTSVTQSSGTAGETTTQDIKEPSRSFSGTPNFGFPFAKDGASSESDSKGSLTATSTASGPTTFSFGKEAPLICPSDEFVQHLLKKDQWECKVCLVPNEATAKNCVSCQSPNPDMWETHGTPLTDSSASFKARDDTVQDKFGSAFAKKEGQWDCSVCLVRNEPTASRCAACQNPNKTNTVVSGQQTSFKHGQATAPKAVQNDLGTAFSKKEGQWDCSVCLVQNEAKDVNCHSCQNPKSQSQPNVPMPTVQASPAPRFGSTADVSKPQKNGFEGLFTKKEGQWDCSTCLVRNEGSSPACIACQTPNPSGKPAGASSSTPTFGLKSKLPESTVGTTDFKCDFLEEGFKFGHDEQGKTPSFTFQIPSDTEAKSAKEGFSFSMPVPAARFKFGIQESSKNTTKKDEPSKEYTTGGLKSIDEKDKKELPSDSGITFQFQETANKEKGDCVFGQNSSALTFAELAKNTPGEGFQFGKKDPNFKGFSGTGEKLFSSQDSKMDHKANTSADLGEKDDDVYKTEDSDDIHFEPIVQMPEKVEPFTGEEDEKVLYSQRVKLFRFDPETSQWKERGVGNLKILKNEVNGKVRILMRREQVLKVCANHWITTTMNLKQLSGSDKAWMWMANDFSDGDAKLEHLAAKFKTPEQAEEFKQKFEECQRLLLDIPLQTPHKLVDTGRTAQLIQKAEEMKCGLKDLKTFLTDDKTKLSEEENVNSVCASSTSDLVIKPHAESTGPTLEWDNYDLREEALDDSVSSSVYASPLASSPVRKNLFRFGESTTGFSFSFKSALSPSKSPAKQNQSRTSVGTDEDSDVTQEEERDGQYFEPVVPLPDLVEVTSGEENEQVVFSHRAKLYRYDKDANQWKERGIGDIKILQNYDNKQVRIVMRRDQVLKLCANHRITPDMNMQQMKGSDRAWVWTACDFADGERKVELLAVRFKLQDVADSFKQIFDEAKHAQERDTLITPLSSRANTPKESPCGKNAVAVLEETTRERTDLSHGDDTSDVTVEVADVSNTSETPTKTVVSPPKFVFGSESVKSIFSNEKSKTFTFGNTSATGSLFGFSFNPPRKSEDHIPMSQNTAEKELEVSEPPKSSSTPQKPLDSKVDNLPTSTQDGPSNFSFRILEKAEKTTMSEDDLPSDEVVIVYELTPTPEQRALAGFLKLPSTFFCYKNKPGYVSDDDDDEDYETAVKKLNGRLYPGDSEEKKKLQDPVKVGITGKSEFDSERECVTAWEKKPAPEENTKAEALQVPSTSVCGVSSDTEDDSPEDFQTEVKIQEMKENEVTSSTDLVCTSKEEVPTPSTGEVTAFVQSATNNEEPDSTTETVHVSQALSGADDKPVDLSTKKSDLDCSESTQENRVISFGFGNTAGLSFADLASKNSGDFAFGSKDKNFKWANTGAAVFGETARKADEDEGGSDDEVVHSDDIHFEPIVSLPEVEVKSGEEDEEILFKERAKLYRWDRDAVQWKERGVGEIKILFHTQKKYYRVLMRRDQVLKVCANHVITKEMNLVPSDTSNNALIWTATDYADGEVKVEQLAVRFKSQEMANSFKRRFEECQLSLSELQKGHLSLAAGLSKDTNPVVYFEVSADDEPLGHITMELFSNIVPRTAENFRALCTGEKGFGFKNSSFHRIVTDFVCQGGDITNHDGSGGRSIYGTAFEDENFEVKHTGPGLLSMANKGRDTNNSQFFITLKKAEHLDFKHVVFGFVKDGMDVVKKIESFGSPKGLVNGRIVITDCGQI